The genomic window aggtactcttgttttaagtcggtaggacgaaccgttttctagaaaaatcgatttgaaagttctTCGTTctggaaatttgaaaaaaaaattgaaaaattttttcaaaaagaaacgatgtattttaccaacttaaagcaagagtaacttttagtactcgaataccttaTAATTGAATATTCTAGtgccaaaaatgcttaaaaattaaagacaaaaaacgtatacaataaaataactgttgacctacccaaaacggacgcctatgaccggtactagaaattcgaaattaatgaaatcgatttatctctggaatataaataaatgtaccagttttagtctttctaaatagtttttttttgaaaattttttttaaattcaaaaaacgaaaaattttcaaatcgatttttctagaaaacggtgtaccctaccgacttaaagcaagagtaccttgtagtactagaataccttacaatttaataattcacagtcaaaaatgcttaaaaagtaaagacaaaaaagttgggcgataaaataaccgttgacctacccaaaacggacgcctatgatcggtactagaaattcgcaatcaATGTAATACGagttatctctagaagataaatactcgtaccaatttttgtttttctaaatagaggcgttctggaggtatttaagaaaaacttatTACACGACGCCATCTTCaatttcaaagagctctagctcccttaggaagcattttcggactaagcgaattgggttaaattgtcttaaaattatctgaagaatcttctgtcttcgtttgtcggtagagtttctggacaccctgtatagttcttCCATTATATCTTTGTACATGCCAGAAAgtattattcacgaattactttttataacTAGGTCTCTTTTTACTCACAAAAACTGCTAGGTATCGCAAAATTAAATCGTTTGTCCATAGAAAccaagttaaacaaggataagcAATACGGCATGACTTTGATACCTTGTTTACggtaggtttgttccaacatgaacttttggacggtccagaaaccgtcacgaaactacttgtactgtttgttgtgcgcatgttcgtaattgtatcgcccagttatcgtcccatgacggtaatcatatatttgtcatttttgttggtgacagcttgtgtgctcttagtcgatcaaaggctcaaaaactttaaagaattaaatcctagtgcgcaagtcagtccaaccagcacattatgcatttgattactgaaatgatcatcacgaaaccgtcaccgaaagatcacaattcttgttggaacagtgggaaggacgatccgatgacgatcatatttttgttggaacggattttgtttactgcgcagaagcgttaccgtttcgtgacggttctcggtcgtgttggaacaaaccttatgaattttgacgtttatcattttcagtgacagtgacattagcgcatttgttgTGTTTATTGGAAGTTATAACTCAcaatattgtgtttatttcatAAAGTTATGTGttaaatatatttcaaaatataaaagtgcaatataattttataaaatacatccACCGATAATAGAtatttcctaattattacattGACAGTATTCATCAATGATattacacatcgacgtacgtttcaatTTCAATTAaagttttgatttaacttgtttgaaaatgaatcgtaacGTTCGGGCAAATATAAACTGGGACAACTATACCTATGTAATCCACATAAGTAGGTACATATACAGTGCGCtagaataagtgttaccccccatattaactcatttatttttagcacTTAAACAAATCgttcggacaggtcgatttttaaaataatcatagtatattatatagtatttttactacaaaaacgttattacgtaggtcaaaatttttgacgtaagagaactgtcaaaacattagaatgtgacttttcattattgctatgtttattataaacacggcaataatgaaaagtcacattctaatgttttgacagttctcttacgtcaaaaagtttgacctacgtaataacgtttttgtagtaaaaatactatagtatcaatgtttcgaactttacgagagccctcttcaggtgacagtcataactttgatttttttaaatgggaaagtacatcatgtgacacctcatttaaaagcttttgaaatactaattacaaaaatttataacgcttgggcaaaatttcggtcaaatgctttttaaatgtattcatttttttcgaattttgagaaaactaatgagtatttttgaataatttaaacgcagagtgaaagattacattattcccgagggctgaaagtctcttaaaataaacaaaaagtctcTTTTGAATGAtagatttgaaattaaaaatcatactaaattttatcTTCGTTTTCACCCCCATAATTTATTAAGATAAACATTATGGAGGTTTTTAGGGAgttgcggccctcggtaataatgtactctttcattctgcgtttaaaattttcaaaaattcttattagttttctcaggtttcgaaaaaaatgaatgcatttaaaaagcattgcaccgaaattttgcgcaagtatgtattattatacatttttgtaatcaatatttcaaaagcttttaaatgattTCCCAATctcaaaaaaatcaaagttatgactgtcacccgaagagggatcgcgtaaagctcgaaacattgatgctataatatattatgactatgattattttaaaaatcgacctgtcgagcgttttgcttatgtgctaaaaataaagtatttaaaatgtgggtaacacttattccagcgcactgtataacaGTGTTTTGTTGTATTAACACCACTAACGTCTACATAAATTTAAGCGTCTTTGCAAACATTAGCGATGCGAAAAAAATATCGCAAGAAAGTATTGATggtttttgttatttattttcgTACCACCACGAATTGTTCTGAACACCTCTAGCTAGACAGAATGAAGGAAAATGTCAAAGTGTAGAATGCAGGATTCTGATTTGACGGATTTGACCTCCACACGTTGCCACGTCTAAACActtaactaaattaaaaatatttcgcttttaaaaatatatctcAGAAGCAGAAGTACTTATACTTATTCCTTATTCTTCTTAAAGATTGTTACAATTCTGTGAATAAATTCGGGAAACTGGTATTTTCCATTGTTATTCAGTTCAAATAAAGCGTTTTCGTTTTATTCATAGTAGGTAGGTAACTACATAGAAAACTTCCTTTTTTTCATTCATTTCCGTACTTTTATGTTATTATTCTTTCTCCCACATACCAAGGCCACAGCATAGAAAAAATTGTTATTTTGTACTGTACATACCATGCATGGCTTTGAATACAAAATActtttcattttatatttttgaagatattaatCTCTACATCTGGCAACATTGCTGAAACTCAGTTTTGTCAGTTGTCACTGTCACCTGTtgtcaataaaaataaagtaaatttaaatgTGAAATAGGAAATAATCCAGAAAGTTTCATTTTCGTTTTATATTCAATTTATACTTTATACTAGATTtttgttgtttaaaaattaaaattggaaGCAACTATATATAATGGATAATAGTTCAAAAGTATGTATTACTATTTCTTTTAAAGGTACCTACCTATTCACTTTTTTAGTTACAATAGTTATaaagttttgttaattttttgccttttttacttaaattatATAGATTTTGCGATATATACTCTGATTTATATTTCCTGATAATTCTTGTTTTCGATCAAactttgtaaataatatattatttgtatCTATCCATTTTGATTAATTCTAAGTTTGCTTTCTATTTCTACCAATTTTGATTTCATTCAATTTCTTATTATTTGCTTTAGATTAGTCAATtgatagggcttttcattcacagtcatttgtttcgagcttctgtcatgtgtcacataatattaatatatctacctCCTAGTTATTGGTATATATACCagatatgctttttctcatgaggatctttcagtgtatcacagtttttcgatttctttctaacacattaaattgcatgtgacagaaaaaaaaccCAGTCAGTGATTACATTTCGTcagtgacatttataacatttattctagttgtcaaaagatgtcgctataatcgaaaaaaaaaatatttacgaattatataatatatctatgaatataatctgtacaatttataagactatacaaatcaaagaaaataccattttataaatgcaataaacacaattgatttgtttttaggtccaattctaaataaaatgtgacaactgtcagatttaactaaaatgtcatgtcactaaaatgtatattatcacggacttacctacctttttttctatcatttgtgacgcactgaaaaatgctcatgaaaagaagcatacaaaCCAAAGAtgtatgacatagatatattaatattatgtgacacatgacagcagctcgaaacaactgacaatcgatgaaaagctctaTTACATTTATTTATGTGCTCTAATTCTATCCTAGCATATTAGGTGTACCATAGGCGTTACTAGGGggcggttttgggggttataacccccccccatttggatgtactttgagctctatatgtttaacaccattactattccataccccccagagaccatcaagtagttgtaacccccccccccccccttaggatcattctggttacacctctgaggtGTACTCATGGGCTTTTTCCACTTAGTTCCTCTTCATCCTCTGCTTTTCCCTTTTCAAGTGTCACTCCTCTACAGGATGCCATCAGCAAAGAGCATTGACCAATTGACCACAGTGGCAGATCAACGAGGGGGGATAGGGGaaattcacccccgagaaggtcTAAAATTCAAATTCATGAAACTTACACACCATAGACAgataaattcaattcaataaaactgttaggaaaattaagggaacttactcccggtttcataatcaacttaaagtgaataTTAACTAAAGTTTACTTTAATGTGTATTATAATTCCATTGATAAAAGTATAAACTTAAAATTTAACatccactttaactttattatgaaattgAGCGTTAATGCATAAAagttattatttgttttttatgtagtttagatttatcttttttatgtctttttgtTTGTGTTTCATCGGAAGTCCCCCTCCCTCCCACCAAGACACATTTCTGGATCTGCCAGTGATTGACCAAGGAGCTCTCATACCCTCTGTGTCAGTACATccacaacaaaattaaataattaatggATTCggccgttacttgatggaagttcattttatctaacaataaaacactgaaaacgtttcaGCCGTTTacaaaacttacatcggtcaaactggcagaacctttgacaaacggatagcagaacacaaaagggctttcaacaatagaaaaacagacacttctacatacgcacttcaccttctagatcataatcattcttttaatgaacagtttcaaattctgaatattcaaaataaaggccttaagctatctttattagaatctatggaaattaataaattgaaaaatacagatataattctgaatgaccaactagagacaaacagctccccactcctcaacctcttcagttaaagactttaaaaaggcaaacccatagtaatctaaatcacttgagaaaggcactctgccgaaacggctgtagtcacatagttgtaataaattttgtggaaatatagaaaacaaacgtttttagtgttttattgttagataacaTTAAATAAGTAGGGACTGAGTGAAGAGCCTTGATGCAAACCAACTGTCACTGGAAAACTTTCAGTCAATTCAACACAAGTCCTAACTTTGGTGTATGTTCCTCTTACATATCCTTCACAAGCCTTACATACTTCTCAGGAACCCATTTTCTCTCACACATCTCCACAGCCCTTGCCAAAGAACTGTGTCATATGCCTTCTCAATATCTATAAATACTAAatgttctcttttcttcttttcaTTCTCTCTCAAATGTCTTAAAGCAAACAAGGTATCTGTTGTCCTTCCTGGAATAAATCCAAACTGTTCTCCTATCAATGTCTCTCATTAACCTGCGACATTAgctttatccctctatagttctTAGAGTCCTGAATGTCCCATTAATTGTTCTGAATGAAATCGGCAAGCTCTCTTCCTCCAGTGGTCATATTTCTGATGTTGAGCGTTTTAATCCTCCAATTTACATTTAAGGATTAttttaatttattccataatatTACCTATATCTATTTTTTAGAATTGTGATGATACTGGAAATGGATGTTTTAGTGGTCAATTTATGAAACATGAATGTATGTTTGGAAAATTATCAGGTAAGTTATTTGCTTAGTTTAATCAAGTCACATTGATTATTATTTTACATGATACCTACACAtatattacctactaaaatctggtttgaaatttttaataaaaaaaatgtataatataatgtTTCTCTTATAGAAAGCGAGTATAAGAaactttacaaaattaaacacTCCGAAGAGGATGAAGATGATGAAAtctatgaaaaaattaaaaaagaaggaTACAATTTTGAGAATATCGGTGTAATTGGAGTATTGAACGGAACATTTAAACTAGATGATGTTGAAGAAGAACTATTTGAAGGTAAATATGAATCCAAATACGTTATAAACAAAATCCATGCTTCGATTGATAGGAACAATCTAGAGTGGAATACAAAGTGTCCAATTATATATACCAAAGGAAGAGTTTTGTATAAAACGTATGTAGAAGataatttaaacatttttgattTAGTTGACGTTTTTATAAAGTATACTTACGACCCTTGCAAGGATCTCGAACTGGATGAATCTATATCGAAGACAACAATAATGAAGTCTGGTACAATTTGTCCTGGGCGATCaagattatttatttataaagatAGGGAGTTCATTGTATATGGGAGATACATTTTTGGCCAAGGAGTTAATTATGTTAAGTTTAGTAGTGAGTCAAAAGTGTTTAAGTTTTTTAATCCTCCTTGGGATAGAGACTGTGAGGAATATGTGTATGCTTTTATGATTAGAAATGCTAAAAGTAATGTTTTGGAAGCTTTTGGTTTGTTTAGATAATCTGTATTTATATATGTATTAACTGTTAAgtttattatttgaattaaaagaacgtaggcgcaaaattttgtgccaatgctttttaaatgcatttattttttcgaGTCCCGAGAGAACtaataaagtatttttgaaaaatttaaacagaatgaaaggttacattattactgagggctgaaagtcactgaaaacttctgtgtttattttaataagttaccgAGGTGAAAAAAAGAGCAAAtggagtgtgatttttaatttcaaatatcttatctTTCAAATATCATAAAATATCtctaaaaagaaactttttgtttattctaagagactttctgccctcggtaataatgtaatctttcattttgcgtttaaatttttcaaaaatattagtttttttcagcttcgaaaaaataaatgtatttaaaaagcattggcctgaaattttgcgcctacgctcttaagtATTTATTTTGTGTGAGTATTGTagatatgtattttttatatatttttattaaaagttgtACGCTTTGAATATAGatgtattaatataaatattttctcCACCTGACTATTCCTTACATTAATTCAATACTGGAAAATTTCATTTCCCAATTTTATTTCCAGATTTCCTTCATTAACCCTCCAGCCTGAGGTCTGTTAGGCCTCGCCCATTTGAAAGCATGCCATAAACTTTGAGTCCCACTCTAATAATTAAACATTTAAATGCGTAGATACTCAATGACtgttgtaaataattttatataataactTTGACGACAAAGTGTCTCTCTGCAGCACTCCTCTGCCAATTTTTATCTTCTCAGTCATGCAATGAAGATTTACAGTTGTTGTTGCATTTTTGTATACATTTCGAATAATATTTACATATTTGCGTGGTTTACTCTAAAGTCTAATAGTACTTTTAAGATCGCTACTATttctactctgtcaaatgctttgtggaagtcaacaaaaataaaaaccaGTGGTGTATTATATTCGATAGACTTTTTGAATataattttaaggcactgcagatggtcatttgttccgtggCCTCATTGAAACCCTACTTGCTCTTCTGGTAGAAATCGAATTATAGGTACTTCCAATCTATTTGCCAGTACTTATTCGAGTAAAGAGCTTGTAGGTATAGGTGGTTCAGTAAGATAATTATTGGCCTATGGTTTTTAAGATCTAATTTATCTCCTTTATATGAAGGATAATTATTGTAACCAAATTATTCTATTTATTTGGAATGTTTTCATACGCAGATATTCAAAAGTGTTTATATTCATGAAATCAAAAGTTGGTCTCCTGGTTTAATTGTCTCAAGAACTACACACCATGAAGATGTGAAGGTGTTGAACATTATATTtggtatactttggataaccatatatagtttaaagctTCCAAAAAGCTAGGGGGCCACGCACCCCCCCCCCGCGCCCATGCACACTAGCTTCCACCGGAGCTCTATTATTTTTCATATCTATGAGAGCATGTTATTCCCCTAATAACGAATAACTCAATGAACTGCATCCGAGGGCTGGTTCTGGACCACCAAACTAAACAGATTTCTCaaaattaaaacacaaaaaactgCCAAAGACATACTTTATCGGCAAAGGCTTAGGCTTCACCTGACTCCCTCAAGATTTAAATAGGAATCATTTTTCTACTACATATAATATTCTCGCGGCGATCCAAGCTATCTTCGACTGTCTCTCTCCCGGTTACGCATAATAACTGTGATAGCATATGGCAGAGGCATCTGTCAATGTAAGCAAACAATTggattttgtttattctattcgaAGAGACACTGACGTATTTTTCTTCTAAGATGTTGAGACGTAATTCTTTAGAATATTTGTGAGACGCAAAttcaaattttagtatacagagtGGAAGAAAACATTCTGTTTGTTTTATAAATTGGCTGAAGCGATGTTTCATTGTACTCGGTTTTCTAAAAGCTTACTTTTCTTTTTCGAGTCTGGATCGGACtagattataccagttctgtcaagaacatgacatgataatcgcaaatacatggttgaaattacacaaaagaagattatatacatggaagggaccaggagataacttacttcatataattagaaatcagatattatattctattaaacaagagatttaagaatagtgtcaagagatcaacgacatattctggtgcagatatcggttcagaccataaccatctaatagctgacatccaagtgaagctcaaaaaagtcgaagaaagccccaaaacaccaaaattacatatatcagcatccaacaaaacactaatagaaaatgacctgaataatcagctaaagaattcaacaaatgaaaacaatacagaaatatggaacacgtttaaagatcttacctggaaagtaatggaaaaatatacaacaacgatgcagaggcacaaaagacagcaatggatgactgatgaaatcctggaattgatggagcagagaagaaaactgaaagataacaaaacagaatacaaagaaaaacagaaactaattaaacaaaaaataaaggtagctaaagaaaaatggatggaggataaatgcaaggaattagaaaagttgaatgaaaaacatgatacgtttaatatgtttaaaaaagttagagaagtagctggtctttatcataagaaaactccacatactataaccgattcgtcgggaaaaatgataaatacaatcagatatgcagacgatacagttattttaagtgatgatatgaatgtattacaacaccttttaaatgccattgacagggtgggaagagagtttggcctaaatataaactgctcaaaaacaaaatacatggtatttagccgtttggcccatcaagattcactgttatatgttgatggtcatataattcaaagagtacccagttttaaatatcttcgttgccatattactgaacaactagatccagataaagagataaaatgtagaatcgagatagcacgcacgacatttttaaaaatgaggtcattcttttgtaatgataccttgcaacttcaacttcgaaagcgcatgattaaatgctacatttggtcagtcctcttgtatgctgtcgaagcatggacattaaaaatatccaccattaaccgtttggaggcatttgaaatgtggctgcacagtcgtattctgaaaataccatggacggctttgctgacaaatgtggcagtccttaagagagcaaatgctacccgcgagctgcttgataacatcaaatatagaaagatggcctattttggacacgtagtaaggggagaccggtataatattcttcaacttattatgatgggtaaaatcgaaggacgcagaggaattggtagaaagcaggcctcttagttgaagaatatccgggagtggacaggaataaagaaagcagaacacctatttagaatagctcgagacagagacagtttcgccatgttaatcgccaacgtcaaggggacttgatagggcacgttaagaagaagaaggatcggactacagtttttctgcccagtatcgggctacgtctacaccctttgtatttgcgatCCTTAAATCATCGAGGATGCACTTTGATGGACAAAGTCTGTTACTCTCAGGTGCTCCACATTCTGTATctccccacattcacaaagtaCGTCGTTATTTGTGTTTATACCCCATTTAgtgaggttctgttttacag from Diabrotica virgifera virgifera chromosome 5, PGI_DIABVI_V3a includes these protein-coding regions:
- the LOC126885684 gene encoding uncharacterized protein LOC126885684 isoform X1; protein product: MDNSSKNCDDTGNGCFSGQFMKHECMFGKLSESEYKKLYKIKHSEEDEDDEIYEKIKKEGYNFENIGVIGVLNGTFKLDDVEEELFEGKYESKYVINKIHASIDRNNLEWNTKCPIIYTKGRVLYKTYVEDNLNIFDLVDVFIKYTYDPCKDLELDESISKTTIMKSGTICPGRSRLFIYKDREFIVYGRYIFGQGVNYVKFSSESKVFKFFNPPWDRDCEEYVYAFMIRNAKSNVLEAFGLFR
- the LOC126885684 gene encoding uncharacterized protein LOC126885684 isoform X2, with amino-acid sequence MKHECMFGKLSESEYKKLYKIKHSEEDEDDEIYEKIKKEGYNFENIGVIGVLNGTFKLDDVEEELFEGKYESKYVINKIHASIDRNNLEWNTKCPIIYTKGRVLYKTYVEDNLNIFDLVDVFIKYTYDPCKDLELDESISKTTIMKSGTICPGRSRLFIYKDREFIVYGRYIFGQGVNYVKFSSESKVFKFFNPPWDRDCEEYVYAFMIRNAKSNVLEAFGLFR